In one window of Littorina saxatilis isolate snail1 linkage group LG11, US_GU_Lsax_2.0, whole genome shotgun sequence DNA:
- the LOC138979970 gene encoding uncharacterized protein — protein MMVRSRQTTATPPPPASETAATTSPRSTSPPTTLTTTTTTTSAMFLPLHATLPNGCHVTVSMVTDYQVSEVFNLVQEAALRGEGFGVDEFPTEKYFLKVVQSENGKMFKICAQGSTMGNPIAAFVIVDSKFYRGQGTVADGYLVVKREERMKGIGEFCLRMMKQISARLGYISVYSDTFKDNIGICKILDRAGFQRVGFLPMSARMPDGSLKQSLLYYRELESPVKHQSQIGERSSPTLKKLSRL, from the coding sequence ATGATGGTGAGAAGCCGGCAGACAACagcgacaccaccaccaccagcgtCAGAGACAGCAGCAACCACGTCGCCAAGATCCAcatcaccaccaacaacattgacaaccaccaccaccaccacttccGCCATGTTCCTACCTCTCCACGCCACGCTTCCCAACGGCTGTCACGTGACTGTCTCCATGGTGACAGACTACCAGGTCAGCGAAGTCTTCAACCTGGTCCAAGAGGCGGCGTTACGCGGTGAAGGTTTCGGCGTCGATGAATTCCCCACGGAGAAATACTTCCTGAAAGTGGTGCAGTCGGAGAACGGTAAAATGTTCAAAATCTGCGCGCAGGGCTCCACCATGGGGAATCCCATCGCCGCTTTCGTCATTGTGGACAGCAAGTTTTACCGCGGGCAAGGCACCGTGGCAGACGGCTATCTCGTGGTCAAGCGCGAGGAACGCATGAAAGGCATCGGTGAGTTCTGCTTGCGGATGATGAAGCAAATCTCCGCCCGGCTCGGCTACATCAGCGTCTACAGCGATACCTTCAAAGACAACATCGGCATTTGCAAAATCCTGGACCGAGCCGGGTTCCAGAGGGTTGGGTTCCTTCCCATGAGCGCTCGGATGCCGGACGGAAGCTTGAAACAGTCGTTGTTGTATTACAGGGAGTTGGAGTCACCAGTGAAGCATCAGTCTCAGATCGGGGAACGTTCCAGCCCCACCTTGAAAAAGTTGTCCCGACTTTGA